In Ptychodera flava strain L36383 chromosome 21, AS_Pfla_20210202, whole genome shotgun sequence, a genomic segment contains:
- the LOC139121724 gene encoding neuronal acetylcholine receptor subunit alpha-10-like has product MDVANLGSGNMLHISLLILLLTVVLSSALTTSRAKVGHLVRDLKANYSKSVRPVKNSSTVVVKHRMTPIQIMDVDERNQVIILKSWCEQAWRDDYLTWNEMEYDGAQEIQLPVSEIWQPDIVLYSSVDEEFIRHYDTDARVTSSGQVIALQPFMFRSSCYIDSTFFPFDKQNCLFTFGSWSYPLDLIDIVPSAGSNIDNFIDNGEWDVLAMPINRSFYAFPCCPDEPFSMITYTIRMKRRSIFYVLNIILPAFLVSTLVVIGSFLPSDSGERMTLSVSSMLSLMVLLSTSTSYMPTNSETVPYLERYLFVTIALVTVSCGTTAMTLNMHFRGSNCRRPPLWLRRLVLRYMAWLLCADVAVRKDSRRRPKNCCWSFRAKHAFDRDSKDGESSHGSVMESGEGVPLAYLNSSTSVLEDFPGNSVGHEKKQSPGGGREGREDSDIYQEEWKEIARMIDRLFLFIYGTVVITLTSGILIYMTTNTQETEPENIHGF; this is encoded by the exons ATGGACGTCGCTAATCTGGGGAGTGGAAACATGTTGCACATTTcactgttaatactgttattgACTG TTGTTTTGTCGAGCGCTCTGACAACGAGCCGTGCAAAGGTTGGTCATTTGGTTAGAGACCTCAAGGCGAACTATTCAAAGAGCGTCCGACCTGTCAAAAATAGTTCAACAGTTGTCGTCAAGCACCGTATGACACCGATACAAATTATGGATGTC GATGAAAGGAACCAGGTTATTATACTGAAAAGTTGGTGCGAACAG GCATGGAGAGATGACTATCTGACGTGGAACGAAATGGAATACGACGGTGCACAGGAAATACAGTTACCCGTCAGCGAGATATGGCAGCCAGATATCGTCCTATACAGCAG CGTGGACGAGGAGTTCATCAGGCACTACGACACCGACGCCAGAGTGACGTCATCGGGACAGGTGATTGCGCTGCAACCGTTCATGTTCAGATCGAGCTGTTACATAGACAGTACCTTCTTCCCATTCGACAAACAAAACTGCCTGTTCACATTCGGCTCTTGGTCGTACCCACTGGACTTGATCGATATCGTTCCCAGCGCCGGCAGCAACATCGACAACTTCATCGACAATGGCGAATGGGACGTCCTGGCGATGCCCATAAACAGGAGCTTCTACGCGTTTCCGTGTTGCCCCGACGAACCGTTCAGTATGATCACGTACACCATACGCATGAAGCGGAGGTCAATCTTCTACGTGTTGAACATCATTCTTCCCGCTTTTCTGGTGTCCACCTTGGTCGTGATTGGCTCATTTCTTCCGTCAGACTCCGGTGAGAGGATGACCTTGAGCGTGTCCAGCATGTTATCCTTGATGGTATTACTCTCGACTTCAACAAGCTACATGCCAACAAACTCTGAAACAGTGCCTTATCTTG aGCGATATCTTTTTGTCACTATCGCCTTGGTGACAGTATCGTGTGGCACAACAGCTATGACGCTCAACATGCACTTCCGGGGATCAAATTGTCGGAGACCTCCGCTGTGGTTGAGACGACTCGTTCTGCGGTACATGGCTTGGCTTCTCTGCGCTGACGTCGCTGTGCGCAAGGACAGTCGGCGAAGACCGAAGAATTGTTGCTGGAGCTTTCGGGCCAAACACGCTTTCGATCGTGATAGCAAAGATGGTGAATCATCGCATGGCAGTGTCATGGAGTCCGGTGAAGGCGTCCCGCTCGCCTATTTGAATTCCAGTACATCAGTTTTAGAGGACTTTCCCGGGAATTCGGTGGGGCACGAAAAGAAACAGTCGCCCGGAGGCGGCAGAGAGGGCCGGGAGGACTCCGACATTTACCAGGAAGAGTGGAAAGAAATCGCCAGGATGATCGATCGGttgtttttattcatatatggcACTGTCGTCATCACGCTGACTTctggaattttgatttatatGACGACAAACACCCAGGAAACAGAACCAGAAAATATACACGGTTTCTAA